One window of the Pogoniulus pusillus isolate bPogPus1 chromosome 38, bPogPus1.pri, whole genome shotgun sequence genome contains the following:
- the MCAM gene encoding cell surface glycoprotein MUC18 isoform X3 translates to MPAVVEAEVDGTARIECNFHIPDNGSYAYINWFYINHGNRVRLYHITGEETLEDDTGYKGRLSLGQDKSLSISRVTMQDANIFVCQVGAGSYGVDEKHTRLFVYKVPEAPEITASSAGISVQNSDKSKIAQCVSRNGHPAPNITWYKNGEQLEENGEVKMTLTRTREASGLYTVTSSLLARVTRQDRHSRYHCAVHYRLRGQPRTLESRRVNITVFYPAEHVKLQVMPSSTLVKEGDDVQLVCEADGNPAPVFSFLKRELEEWHDVSTLADSGVLNLHNVNKNSSGLYRCQTLDLDDMGVLEEDVELTVNYIEGVHVNMEPSSTLHEGDSVKLSCDAHSPVNLNYHWRDEKGKKIAEGNQLFLSNLTFETSSNFICKVMAPSVPGLEQSKQVAVAVQGKPRIVAVSSPLYVQQDEVVNLTCKAIAHPRPSLRWSVNGTAHEYVDKQHITSNLTVRVSHDLLRAGARCRVSNTLGVTEQHIQLLVESVRKAQKTSESKGVIIVAIIVAILVVAVLGSVIYFLHKKGKIPCGRAGKQDITKPEARKDKSLVDVKSDKLSEEAGLLQGANGEKRPAADQNEKYIDLRN, encoded by the exons ATCAACCATGGCAACCGGGTGAGGCTGTACCACATCACAGGCGAAGAGACCCTGGAAGACGACACAGGCTACAAAGGGAGGCTGTCGCTGGGGCAGgacaagtccctctccatcagCAGGGTGACGATGCAGGACGCCAATATCTTTGTGTGCCAGGTTGGGGCAGGCAGCTATGGTGTGGATGAGAAGCACACCAGGCTCTTCGTTTACA aggtccctgagGCCCCCGAGATCACGGCCAGCTCAGCAGGCATCTCTGTGCAGAACAGCGACAAGTCAAAG ATTGCCCAGTGCGTGAGCAGGAACGGCCACCCAGCCCCCAACATCACCTGGTACAAGAAcggggagcagctggaggagaacg GGGAGGTGAAGATGACGTTGACGCGGACGCGGGAGGCCAGCGGGCTCTACACGGTGACCAGCAGCCTCCTCGCCCGCGTCACACGCCAGGACCGCCACTCGCGCTACCACTGCGCCGTGCACTACCGCCTGCGCGGGCAGCCGCGCACCCTGGAGTCGCGCCGGGTCAACATCACCGTCTTCT acCCCGCGGAGCACGTCAAGCTGCAGGTGATGCCATCCTCCACGCTGGTGAAGGAAGGGGATGATGTGCAGCTGGTCTGTGAGGCTGATGGCAACCCAGCACCCGTCTTCAGCTTCTTGAAGAGAGag ctggaggagtgGCATGACGTGTCGACGCTGGCAGACAGTGGGGTGCTGAACCTGCACAACGTCAATAAGAACAGCAGTGGCCTGTACAGATGCCAGACGCTGGACCTGGATGATATGGGAGTGCTAGAGGAGGATGTGGAGCTTACTGTGAACT ACATTGAAGGGGTCCATGTGAACATGGAGCCATCCTCAACCCTTCACGAAGGGGATAGCGTGAAGCTGAGCTGCgatgcccacagccctgtgaacCTGAACTACCACTGGAGGGATGAGAAG GGCAAGAAGATAGCGGAGGGGAACCAACTCTTCCTGAGCAACCTCACCTTTGAAACCTCCAGCAACTTCATCTGCAAGGTGATGGCACCAAgcgtgccagggctggagcagagcaagcaagtggctgtggctgttcaGG GGAAGCCGCGGATCGTGGCCGTTAGCTCCCCGCTGTACGTGCAGCAGGACGAGGTGGTGAACCTGACCTGCAAGGCCATTGCTCACCCCAGGCCCTCTCTGCGCTGGAGCGTCAACGGGACG GCTCACGAGTACGTCGACAAGCAGCACATCACCAGCAACCTGACGGTGCGGGTGAGCCACGACCTGCTGCGGGCGGGGGCCAGGTGCAGGGTGTCCAACACCTTGGGTGTCACCGAACAGCACATCCAGCTGCTGG TGGAGTCCGTCAGAAAAG CTCAAAAGACATCGGAGAGCAAAGGGGTGATCATCGTGGCCATCATCGTGGCCATCCTCGTGGTGGCCGTGCTGGGCTCTGTCATCTACTTCCTGCACAAGAAAGGCAAGATCCCCTGTGGCCGAGCTGGGAAACAGGACAT CACAAAGCCAGAGGCCCGTAAAGACAAGAGTTTAGTTGACGTTAAGTCAGATAAGCTGTCGGAAGAGGCGGGGCTCCTGCAGGGTGCCAAcggggagaagagacctgccGCTGACCAG AATGAGAAATACATCGATCTGAGGAACTAG